GGTATCGGCGCGATCATCGCGCGCGAGTTCGCCATGCGCGGGGCCCCGGTGCTGGTCGCCAGCCGCAACGCCGAGCATCTCGAACCCGTGCGTGACGGCATCCGCAAGGCGGGTGGGCGCTGCGAGATGGCGGTGTGTGACGTGCGCAATGCCGAGTCGTGCGACGCGCTGGTGGCCGAGGCGGTCAAGCATTTCGGCCGACTCGACGTGATGATCAACAACCACGGCGCCAGCATCGCGGCGCCCAGCCTCAAGCTTTCGCCCAACGGCTGGCGCGCGGTGGTCGCGATTAACCTCGACGGCGTATTTTTCTGCTCCAAGGCCGCCGCCCGCCAGTTCATCGCGCAGAAGAGCCCCGGCGTGATAATCAACCTGTCCTCGACCGCCGGCGTCCACGGCTCTTCGACGATGCTGCCCTACGCCGCGTCCAAGGCGGGCGTGATCAAGCTGACCGAGTCGCACGCCGGCGAATGGGGCCATCTCGGGATCCGCGTCAACTGTATCGCACCCGGCCCGGTGACCACTGAG
This is a stretch of genomic DNA from Candidatus Binataceae bacterium. It encodes these proteins:
- a CDS encoding glucose 1-dehydrogenase, giving the protein MKDVFSVEGKATIITGGGTGIGAIIAREFAMRGAPVLVASRNAEHLEPVRDGIRKAGGRCEMAVCDVRNAESCDALVAEAVKHFGRLDVMINNHGASIAAPSLKLSPNGWRAVVAINLDGVFFCSKAAARQFIAQKSPGVIINLSSTAGVHGSSTMLPYAASKAGVIKLTESHAGEWGHLGIRVNCIAPGPVTTEGAAARIWPNDQVKETMRRSRALQRFGTCEEIAYPCIFLASDAASFVTGATLIVDGGNIRAAEISQIVPEE